A genomic region of Vanessa tameamea isolate UH-Manoa-2023 chromosome 11, ilVanTame1 primary haplotype, whole genome shotgun sequence contains the following coding sequences:
- the LOC113396180 gene encoding uncharacterized protein LOC113396180 isoform X2, which translates to MTPRTPVGLPRTREELDAHCQAYQTGMACMDAWIKRCLPTDGQKLVQQQIGGARALMRFLCTNETALRRDFLKEPTCWALVSPDWSRCVDELQLAVRDISERSHHIVYFNKNTELCCARDAFVACVAMAGRVCSAQAGNLLRRMAWVLAQDVAACSAQPRAHCAASLPQIAAPILTALSGALLYPPRL; encoded by the exons ATGACACCGCGGACGCCGGTGGGCTTGCCTCGCACAAGAGAAGAATTAGATGCTCATTGCCA gGCATATCAAACGGGAATGGCGTGTATGGATGCATGGATCAAGCGGTGTCTGCCAACTGACGGCCAGAAATTGGTACAGCAACAAATTGGCGGCGCGCGAGCACTAATGCGATTCTTATGTACCAATGAAACAGCGCTACGGAGAG ATTTTCTAAAGGAGCCAACATGTTGGGCGTTAGTATCACCAGACTGGTCACGATGCGTTGATGAACTGCAGCTCGCCGTCCGCGACATCTCTGAGCGCTCTCACCACATAGTCTATTTCAACAAGAACACCGAACTATGCTG tgccCGTGACGCATTCGTTGCATGCGTGGCAATGGCTGGACGAGTTTGTTCAGCCCAAGCCGGAAACCTTCTGCGTCGGATGGCTTGGGTGCTCGCGCAAGACGTAGCCGCTTGCAGCGCTCAGCCACGCGCGCACTGCGCTGCATCACTGCCACAAATCGCGGCTCCTATTCTCACTGCACTATCTGGTGCATTACTTTACCCCCCAAGACTTTAA
- the LOC113396180 gene encoding uncharacterized protein LOC113396180 isoform X1, translated as MLFFLLTTLLIANGGGAQVNEDSCDPSELKICVDMTPRTPVGLPRTREELDAHCQAYQTGMACMDAWIKRCLPTDGQKLVQQQIGGARALMRFLCTNETALRRDFLKEPTCWALVSPDWSRCVDELQLAVRDISERSHHIVYFNKNTELCCARDAFVACVAMAGRVCSAQAGNLLRRMAWVLAQDVAACSAQPRAHCAASLPQIAAPILTALSGALLYPPRL; from the exons atGGTGGCGGAGCACAAGTAAATGAAGACAGCTGCGATCCGAGCGAGTTAAAGATCTGCGTAGACATGACACCGCGGACGCCGGTGGGCTTGCCTCGCACAAGAGAAGAATTAGATGCTCATTGCCA gGCATATCAAACGGGAATGGCGTGTATGGATGCATGGATCAAGCGGTGTCTGCCAACTGACGGCCAGAAATTGGTACAGCAACAAATTGGCGGCGCGCGAGCACTAATGCGATTCTTATGTACCAATGAAACAGCGCTACGGAGAG ATTTTCTAAAGGAGCCAACATGTTGGGCGTTAGTATCACCAGACTGGTCACGATGCGTTGATGAACTGCAGCTCGCCGTCCGCGACATCTCTGAGCGCTCTCACCACATAGTCTATTTCAACAAGAACACCGAACTATGCTG tgccCGTGACGCATTCGTTGCATGCGTGGCAATGGCTGGACGAGTTTGTTCAGCCCAAGCCGGAAACCTTCTGCGTCGGATGGCTTGGGTGCTCGCGCAAGACGTAGCCGCTTGCAGCGCTCAGCCACGCGCGCACTGCGCTGCATCACTGCCACAAATCGCGGCTCCTATTCTCACTGCACTATCTGGTGCATTACTTTACCCCCCAAGACTTTAA